One window of the Thermococcus sp. P6 genome contains the following:
- a CDS encoding TIGR04076 family protein, with the protein MERLEIRVKEIRGRCPVFKPGDRIIVEGPEIKLDESDALCTHALASLLPYMVALRKGVKPEEIGLGKEGKAYVQCPDPGKPYTDGGTVIFEIKVIRNEGKEGVEGGEGGR; encoded by the coding sequence GTGGAAAGGCTGGAGATCAGGGTGAAAGAGATACGGGGAAGGTGTCCGGTTTTTAAACCGGGCGACAGGATAATCGTGGAAGGACCCGAGATAAAGCTCGACGAGAGCGATGCCCTGTGCACCCACGCCCTTGCGTCCCTGCTGCCCTACATGGTCGCACTGCGAAAAGGTGTTAAACCTGAAGAGATAGGCCTTGGAAAGGAGGGAAAAGCCTACGTTCAGTGTCCCGATCCGGGGAAACCCTACACGGACGGGGGCACCGTGATCTTCGAGATAAAGGTGATCCGGAATGAAGGTAAGGAAGGCGTGGAAGGTGGTGAGGGAGGTCGTTGA
- a CDS encoding DUF515 domain-containing protein encodes MPNVSEDIEEKIRRLRELGRASAEPGTPQPPESLKPPRRKPPKRPRSLGTLRERERRKRILIGASIVIILILIVSIGAYVYIQNRAASELTRAKEKKLAEVKSYFKPGSEIMNTTFGKNAYDELLRKIESAETVEEVNAIDVKSAYENAWSQYQAYLEEQRRIEMERQLNQTKREKVTEIESQFSQLLAMPLPDDLKKKAIDTMKGLEEQVMSATSEDQVNSISADQYLLQLWKEYYYYLIDEIPTQNVILERDNTKKIVTKAEAKATIAGLLDYREVMQYKVSRIEYVDIALVLPRDRINGAFLAPGDRIMIFARNATGASFKEIVNEGYVELVLLPTQAGSISVNEAQSQTSSSSSDSSTQYSEQHNTQYTPGGNSITNGQAISDVYSNTQSATQSASASYSYNVDLTEILKAIAAGKIQAGDDVREQLRSYGWEIVDLEKESGMLVLDPDAQFLVILKVPSMFVPDILSNQQYIYVAKVTT; translated from the coding sequence GTGCCCAACGTGTCCGAGGATATTGAGGAGAAGATCCGACGTCTTAGAGAGCTTGGGCGGGCCAGCGCGGAACCCGGGACCCCCCAACCCCCCGAGTCCTTGAAGCCGCCGAGAAGGAAACCTCCCAAAAGGCCCCGTTCCCTTGGTACCCTCAGGGAGAGGGAGAGGAGAAAGCGCATTCTCATAGGTGCATCGATCGTTATAATTCTCATTTTGATAGTGTCCATAGGTGCCTACGTTTACATCCAGAACCGTGCGGCCAGCGAACTCACCCGTGCAAAGGAGAAAAAGCTCGCCGAGGTCAAGTCTTACTTCAAACCCGGAAGCGAGATCATGAACACGACCTTCGGAAAGAACGCCTATGACGAACTGCTCAGAAAGATAGAATCCGCCGAGACGGTTGAGGAAGTTAACGCCATAGACGTCAAATCGGCCTACGAGAACGCATGGAGTCAGTATCAGGCGTACCTCGAGGAACAGAGACGCATTGAGATGGAACGCCAGCTCAACCAGACCAAGAGGGAGAAGGTAACCGAGATCGAGTCTCAGTTCAGCCAGCTTCTCGCCATGCCGCTGCCGGATGACCTCAAGAAGAAGGCCATCGATACCATGAAGGGCCTTGAGGAACAGGTTATGAGTGCCACCAGCGAGGATCAGGTCAACTCGATCAGTGCCGATCAGTACCTTCTCCAGCTCTGGAAGGAGTACTACTACTACCTAATAGATGAGATCCCAACCCAGAACGTTATCCTTGAGAGGGATAACACCAAGAAGATAGTCACCAAAGCCGAAGCGAAGGCCACCATAGCCGGACTGCTCGACTACAGGGAAGTGATGCAGTATAAGGTCTCCAGAATTGAGTACGTTGATATCGCCCTCGTCCTTCCGAGGGACAGGATAAACGGCGCCTTCCTTGCCCCGGGAGACAGGATAATGATATTCGCCCGTAACGCCACCGGTGCGTCCTTCAAGGAGATAGTCAACGAGGGGTACGTTGAGCTCGTCCTCCTTCCGACTCAGGCGGGTAGCATATCGGTCAACGAGGCCCAGAGCCAGACGAGTTCTTCAAGCAGTGATTCCTCAACCCAGTATTCGGAGCAACACAACACCCAGTACACCCCCGGAGGCAATTCCATAACCAACGGGCAGGCCATAAGTGATGTTTACAGCAACACCCAGAGTGCCACGCAGAGTGCCTCGGCGAGCTACAGCTACAACGTTGACCTGACGGAGATCCTGAAGGCCATAGCGGCCGGCAAGATTCAGGCGGGTGACGACGTTAGGGAGCAGCTCAGATCCTACGGCTGGGAGATCGTTGACCTCGAGAAAGAATCCGGCATGCTCGTGCTCGATCCGGACGCCCAGTTCCTCGTGATATTGAAGGTTCCCTCGATGTTCGTCCCGGACATACTCTCCAACCAGCAGTACATTTACGTCGCCAAGGTAACCACCTGA
- a CDS encoding CpaF family protein, which yields MPEEGKKKKKAISWIDEIISGEEIPLENILKKDTEEVKPEKKKEELPLFGGGGIEDIIGGSAPKKGVKEEPVKSTPTSLEELLGRPSSEGTRGADILGGIIGGGKATPPKRKEKKLPPEKPELPVKSGSSSILQDILGAPASPETSYVRNAQVLDAYGNVRILRVKGEAVPIYEIRLPKLNREEEELLKRIRDRAITELQIDPAAFPNVEERRRIFMKAVREMIKEAAPTFSEGRIEVLAEMVVQSMIGYGKLDPLVRDDNLEEIMVIGTGKPVYVWHRRFNMCKTNVVFQEEREILNIIERIAREVGRRIDQQSPLLDARLPDGSRVNATIPPISLEGPTITIRKFKKDPLTIIDLIKYGTLNTDIAALLWIFVDGLGVKPANLLVAGGTGSGKTTTLNSLAMFIPPSERVISIEDTAELQLPVEHWVRLETRPPNVEGKGEVTMDDLVKNTLRMRPDRIIVGEVRGPEARTMFTAMNTGHDGCMGTVHSNNARETIVRLESPPMNVPRIMIPALDLIIMQVRFQSRKKGVIRRITEIAEVSGIEAESVQLNKLYKYDPAKDELVSTGVPSRTLNTLAHHTGMSISELELEKEKRKIVLDWMIEQGIRSIEKVGHYIKQFYIDEEGLLKKIEAQSSVEKSREIKNLI from the coding sequence GTGCCCGAAGAAGGGAAGAAAAAGAAGAAAGCCATCTCGTGGATCGATGAGATAATCAGCGGAGAGGAGATTCCCCTTGAGAACATACTGAAAAAAGATACGGAAGAGGTTAAACCGGAAAAGAAAAAAGAAGAACTCCCCCTGTTCGGCGGCGGGGGTATTGAGGATATTATAGGCGGGTCAGCCCCCAAGAAGGGTGTAAAGGAGGAACCCGTAAAAAGTACACCAACCAGCCTTGAGGAGCTTTTGGGAAGGCCTTCGTCGGAGGGGACCCGGGGAGCGGACATTCTGGGCGGTATAATCGGAGGAGGTAAAGCGACCCCTCCGAAAAGGAAGGAGAAGAAACTCCCTCCGGAGAAACCCGAGCTTCCGGTTAAATCAGGGTCGTCTTCCATTCTTCAGGATATACTGGGCGCTCCAGCCAGTCCGGAGACCTCTTACGTCAGAAATGCTCAGGTTCTCGACGCCTACGGGAACGTTAGAATACTCCGGGTGAAGGGTGAGGCCGTTCCGATATACGAGATCCGCCTTCCCAAGCTGAACAGGGAAGAGGAGGAGTTGCTCAAGAGGATAAGGGACAGGGCTATAACGGAACTTCAGATAGATCCGGCTGCCTTTCCGAACGTTGAGGAGCGCAGGCGCATCTTCATGAAAGCCGTTAGGGAGATGATCAAAGAGGCGGCGCCCACCTTCTCCGAGGGCAGGATCGAGGTCCTCGCTGAGATGGTGGTTCAGTCGATGATAGGCTACGGCAAACTTGATCCCCTCGTTCGCGACGACAACCTCGAGGAGATAATGGTCATAGGAACGGGCAAACCGGTTTACGTCTGGCACAGACGCTTCAACATGTGTAAGACCAACGTGGTTTTTCAGGAGGAAAGGGAGATACTCAACATAATAGAGCGCATTGCGAGGGAAGTCGGCAGGAGAATAGACCAGCAGAGTCCCCTTTTGGATGCCCGTCTCCCGGATGGGAGCCGTGTGAACGCCACGATTCCTCCCATCAGCCTTGAGGGTCCGACGATAACCATCCGCAAGTTCAAGAAGGACCCCCTCACGATAATCGACCTCATAAAATACGGAACGTTGAACACCGACATCGCGGCCCTTCTGTGGATATTCGTCGACGGTCTTGGCGTTAAACCGGCCAACCTTCTTGTGGCCGGGGGCACCGGCTCGGGAAAGACCACCACGTTGAACTCCCTTGCGATGTTCATCCCCCCAAGCGAGCGTGTTATAAGCATAGAGGATACAGCAGAGCTTCAGCTTCCCGTTGAGCACTGGGTGAGGCTCGAGACGAGACCCCCCAACGTCGAGGGGAAGGGAGAGGTAACGATGGACGATCTCGTGAAGAACACCCTCCGTATGCGTCCGGACAGGATCATAGTTGGAGAGGTCCGCGGTCCCGAGGCCAGAACGATGTTCACCGCTATGAACACGGGACACGATGGGTGTATGGGTACGGTTCACTCCAACAACGCAAGGGAGACGATAGTTCGCCTTGAAAGTCCTCCTATGAACGTTCCCAGGATAATGATACCGGCTCTGGACCTCATCATAATGCAGGTGAGGTTCCAAAGCAGAAAGAAGGGAGTTATAAGGCGTATCACGGAGATTGCCGAGGTGTCGGGTATAGAGGCGGAGAGCGTTCAGCTGAACAAACTCTACAAATACGACCCGGCCAAGGACGAGCTTGTTTCCACAGGAGTGCCCAGCAGAACGCTCAACACCCTCGCACATCATACGGGAATGAGCATATCCGAACTGGAACTCGAGAAGGAGAAGCGCAAGATAGTCCTTGATTGGATGATAGAACAGGGCATCAGGAGCATTGAAAAAGTTGGACATTACATAAAACAGTTCTACATAGACGAGGAGGGTCTGTTAAAGAAGATCGAGGCCCAGAGTAGCGTTGAAAAGAGCAGAGAGATCAAAAATCTGATCTAA
- a CDS encoding type II secretion system F family protein — translation MGILSPITSFLERLGGKTIEVTEKPLKKIPRGASVQERLRTLKKLQEEVQKEKTEEEREREIEEVLEWRKEELQKPFSERLADAVLRHFHGPVRSLTNSLKGLDEDLYRASILMPKEKYVALMLGVAIFAGIFGFLFAYLLYMPLDTSLLVALLGFMGGFMYMRYYPKMVWKRRVVEVERALPYALRHMGSLLGAGVGIAEAMLSVAKADYGALSEEFDLMIRDMRTGSSFEDALSKFEEKMGSENVSRVVKQILRAVKFGGNLSDILYKMAEDFSFEYRMKLVEYVQKVNGISFIYMFLTIVMPTMFVIGILAGSVMAQQLIMPPETLAIILLFAFPSLSLIIVNMIKRGEPR, via the coding sequence ATGGGTATACTTAGCCCAATCACGAGTTTTTTGGAACGGCTCGGGGGAAAGACGATCGAAGTAACGGAGAAACCCCTAAAGAAAATCCCCAGAGGTGCCAGCGTTCAGGAAAGGCTCAGGACTCTTAAAAAACTTCAGGAAGAGGTCCAAAAAGAGAAAACCGAAGAGGAGAGGGAAAGGGAAATCGAGGAGGTACTTGAATGGCGTAAAGAGGAGCTCCAGAAACCTTTCTCCGAGAGGCTCGCTGATGCGGTATTACGCCACTTCCACGGGCCGGTTAGATCCCTCACGAACTCACTCAAGGGTCTGGACGAGGATCTCTACCGGGCGAGCATACTGATGCCGAAGGAGAAGTACGTTGCGCTAATGCTCGGCGTTGCAATTTTCGCCGGAATTTTCGGTTTCCTGTTTGCATACCTGCTCTACATGCCACTGGATACCTCACTCCTGGTGGCGCTCCTTGGATTCATGGGTGGTTTTATGTACATGCGTTACTATCCGAAAATGGTCTGGAAGCGCAGGGTGGTTGAGGTTGAGAGGGCTTTACCCTACGCCCTGAGGCACATGGGGTCCCTTTTGGGCGCCGGCGTGGGTATCGCCGAGGCCATGCTCTCAGTTGCGAAGGCCGACTACGGGGCTCTCTCTGAGGAGTTCGATCTCATGATCAGGGACATGAGGACGGGCTCGTCCTTTGAGGATGCACTCTCAAAGTTCGAGGAGAAGATGGGCTCGGAAAACGTCAGCCGTGTCGTCAAGCAGATACTCAGGGCGGTAAAGTTCGGTGGAAACCTCTCGGACATACTCTACAAGATGGCCGAGGATTTCTCCTTTGAGTACCGGATGAAGCTCGTTGAGTACGTGCAGAAGGTAAACGGTATATCCTTCATCTACATGTTTCTCACGATAGTCATGCCCACGATGTTCGTCATTGGAATACTGGCCGGGTCGGTGATGGCCCAGCAGTTAATAATGCCCCCCGAAACCCTTGCTATTATCCTGCTCTTCGCGTTCCCGTCCCTCTCCCTGATAATAGTCAACATGATCAAGAGGGGAGAACCGAGGTGA
- a CDS encoding type II secretion system F family protein → MPGKLSPALTGIIRRILPERWLKRYELFIYSAGMNFLAVEYLVVSLLSALIGALVVWLFSTLYALVTFVGIFVAMAFGYPYLRTGMRIEEMEKMLPDAFFYLASSLRSGISFSEALEDLTTAKFGALTDEFRKTVSEIKKGRSTADALRAFALRNRKSPVLYRSMMITIEALERGAPMSDVLVYVANDVREILRIKQERKASTGMQTMFFIVASGIVGPLILGVVAKIMVEMGTGTLSSIDTVRTILLAFVVLQAVVSGLGIGVIREGKYLTGLKYSLLLLLMGVVVFQGASSLNIAF, encoded by the coding sequence ATGCCGGGTAAACTGTCCCCTGCACTGACAGGGATCATCAGGAGAATACTTCCAGAGCGCTGGCTTAAGAGGTACGAGCTTTTCATCTACTCAGCCGGTATGAACTTCCTCGCCGTGGAATACCTCGTGGTTTCCCTGCTCTCCGCCCTGATAGGTGCCCTCGTGGTCTGGCTGTTCAGCACCCTCTACGCTCTGGTTACCTTCGTCGGGATCTTCGTGGCCATGGCCTTCGGTTATCCCTACCTGAGGACCGGCATGCGCATAGAGGAAATGGAGAAGATGCTCCCGGATGCGTTCTTCTACCTTGCGAGCTCTCTCAGGTCGGGAATATCCTTTTCAGAGGCACTGGAAGATCTGACGACGGCAAAGTTCGGCGCTCTAACGGACGAGTTCAGGAAAACCGTCTCGGAGATAAAGAAGGGCCGATCGACCGCTGATGCACTCCGCGCCTTTGCCCTCAGGAACAGGAAATCCCCCGTCCTCTACCGTTCGATGATGATAACCATTGAGGCCCTTGAAAGGGGTGCTCCCATGAGCGACGTTCTGGTGTACGTGGCAAACGACGTGAGGGAGATACTCAGGATAAAGCAGGAGAGAAAGGCCTCCACGGGAATGCAGACCATGTTCTTCATAGTGGCCAGCGGTATTGTGGGTCCCCTCATACTTGGAGTGGTGGCCAAGATCATGGTTGAAATGGGCACGGGAACACTGTCCTCCATAGACACCGTTAGAACCATACTGCTGGCCTTCGTGGTCCTTCAGGCCGTGGTTTCCGGTCTTGGAATAGGGGTGATCAGAGAAGGGAAATATTTAACAGGCCTGAAGTACAGCCTGCTGCTCCTGTTGATGGGAGTGGTCGTGTTCCAAGGCGCCTCAAGCCTCAACATCGCCTTCTGA
- a CDS encoding peptidylprolyl isomerase gives MKIEAGDFVVFNYVGRFESGEVFDTSYEDVARENDIYVEEREYGPLGINVGTGELIRGLDEALIGMEPGEKKTVKVPPEKAYGMPSPDLFVEIPTEEFTKAGLEPVEEMYVMTDSGIARISKVEGDKVTLDFNHPLAGKTLVFEIEVVDVQKGKEETSEGDVEA, from the coding sequence ATGAAGATTGAAGCAGGAGATTTTGTGGTGTTCAACTACGTGGGAAGGTTTGAGAGCGGTGAGGTTTTCGACACCAGTTACGAGGACGTCGCCAGGGAAAACGACATATACGTTGAGGAGAGGGAGTACGGTCCGCTCGGAATCAACGTCGGAACCGGCGAATTGATTCGGGGTCTTGACGAGGCGCTGATCGGTATGGAACCCGGGGAGAAGAAGACCGTTAAGGTTCCCCCCGAAAAGGCCTACGGCATGCCGAGTCCAGACCTCTTCGTGGAGATCCCGACGGAAGAGTTCACCAAGGCAGGTCTCGAGCCCGTTGAGGAAATGTACGTCATGACCGACTCGGGGATAGCAAGGATATCGAAGGTGGAGGGCGATAAGGTTACCCTCGACTTCAACCATCCCCTCGCGGGAAAGACCCTCGTGTTCGAGATAGAGGTCGTGGACGTCCAGAAAGGTAAAGAAGAGACCTCAGAAGGCGATGTTGAGGCTTGA
- a CDS encoding DUF2118 domain-containing protein encodes MAMPKLYVRTSPEECIGENKALRDCLIIKGNVEVWLKRGETLPDFIELEEAKVLARDVYDRFYLHVDRMEGKMLRDAVLILPDGRTRIYLREGDRLMILPVEGYTKTLIAGVGNRVRKGDAFAAVTTRKGEVHYFKPPKAGTVVFIDELTNRPHYLYYLLPEE; translated from the coding sequence ATGGCGATGCCGAAGCTCTACGTTAGAACCTCCCCGGAGGAATGCATCGGGGAAAACAAGGCCCTGAGGGACTGCCTGATAATCAAAGGAAACGTTGAGGTGTGGCTGAAGAGGGGAGAAACCCTCCCGGACTTCATCGAGCTGGAAGAAGCTAAGGTTCTGGCCAGGGATGTCTACGACCGTTTCTATCTCCACGTGGACAGGATGGAAGGGAAAATGCTAAGGGACGCGGTGCTGATCCTTCCGGACGGAAGAACGAGGATATACCTCAGGGAAGGGGACAGGCTGATGATCCTGCCGGTCGAGGGGTACACCAAGACGCTGATCGCCGGCGTGGGAAACAGGGTAAGGAAGGGAGACGCATTTGCAGCCGTAACCACGAGAAAGGGCGAAGTCCACTACTTTAAGCCTCCGAAGGCCGGGACGGTGGTCTTCATAGACGAACTAACGAACAGGCCACACTACCTCTACTACCTCCTACCTGAGGAGTAA
- a CDS encoding DUF4129 domain-containing protein has product MRMSARLRFSLILGVLLSLMTLMMDYSAATSEIPRGGEASWAGVLLMVLATAGLLIILGLFLGWRDPFRRDEGFAIDFRSYLTIIAAGVIVVLLLRLIVAFPGEIKKTISNYSTTGLHHLTVPTVPRNVTESAGRSMSQVYVPYALLLAAVVVFIYLAFIQYRGYLRRKEKVEIKLKAELFDRKLDDLGLDAFKDPGEAVIGIYRNAVLWLDYLGIPYEESWTHWEHASRVGYMRDAFVELTGLFEKAKYAPERVSWKDAEKALEAYLTMRRGVHEG; this is encoded by the coding sequence ATGAGGATGTCCGCTCGCTTAAGGTTCTCCCTCATACTTGGAGTCCTGCTCTCCCTCATGACGCTCATGATGGATTACAGCGCTGCCACCTCGGAAATTCCGCGCGGGGGTGAGGCCTCCTGGGCGGGCGTTCTTCTGATGGTTCTGGCCACGGCGGGGCTGCTCATCATACTGGGCCTGTTCCTCGGGTGGAGGGATCCCTTCAGGCGGGATGAGGGCTTTGCCATAGACTTCAGGAGTTACCTGACCATTATCGCGGCCGGTGTCATCGTGGTTCTCCTCCTTCGCCTCATCGTGGCCTTCCCGGGGGAGATTAAAAAAACCATCTCCAATTACTCGACCACGGGGCTGCATCATCTTACAGTACCCACAGTGCCCCGCAACGTTACCGAATCGGCGGGACGTTCTATGAGCCAAGTTTACGTCCCCTATGCTCTTCTCCTTGCCGCGGTGGTGGTTTTTATCTACCTCGCTTTCATCCAGTACCGGGGGTATCTAAGGAGGAAGGAAAAGGTGGAGATAAAGCTTAAAGCCGAGCTCTTTGACAGGAAACTCGACGACCTCGGTCTGGATGCCTTTAAGGATCCGGGTGAGGCCGTGATCGGGATCTACAGGAACGCGGTTCTCTGGCTCGATTACCTTGGGATCCCCTACGAGGAGAGCTGGACCCACTGGGAGCATGCGAGCCGTGTGGGTTACATGCGCGACGCCTTCGTTGAGCTCACCGGGCTCTTTGAAAAGGCGAAGTACGCCCCCGAGAGGGTAAGCTGGAAAGATGCCGAGAAGGCCCTCGAGGCCTATCTGACCATGCGGAGGGGTGTGCATGAGGGTTAG
- a CDS encoding MoxR family ATPase: protein MKLEEVSLKSKAVLEEVKKAIVGKDEVLKLILTTVLANGHVLLEDLPGLAKTLMARSFAAALGAGFRRVQFTPDLLPGDILGVSVFNQKTLEFEFRKGPIFTNVLLADEINRAPPKTQSALLEAMQERQVTVEGRTYPLEKPFIVVATQNPIEQEGTYPLPEAQLDRFLVRLRVGYPGKMDEIEILRRRMARKKEDVDIRPVLTAEEVVEMQRAVEDVYVSDAILEYITDIVIATRENRKEIEVGASPRGSLALLRLSRAYAAIQGRDYVIPDDVKAVAVPALSHRLILRRELWYTKVGQESVMEKILERVPVPKFE, encoded by the coding sequence ATGAAGCTGGAAGAGGTAAGCCTGAAGAGTAAGGCGGTCCTTGAAGAGGTGAAGAAGGCCATAGTGGGAAAGGACGAGGTGCTGAAGCTGATCCTGACAACCGTTCTGGCCAACGGGCACGTACTCCTCGAAGATCTGCCCGGTCTGGCCAAGACGCTCATGGCCCGGAGCTTCGCGGCGGCCCTCGGCGCGGGTTTCAGGCGCGTTCAGTTCACGCCCGATCTACTGCCGGGCGACATCCTCGGTGTGAGCGTCTTCAACCAGAAGACACTGGAGTTCGAGTTCAGGAAGGGGCCGATATTCACGAACGTTCTCCTCGCGGACGAGATCAACAGGGCGCCCCCGAAGACCCAGAGCGCTTTGCTCGAAGCGATGCAGGAGCGGCAGGTAACCGTCGAGGGAAGAACCTATCCCCTGGAGAAACCCTTCATAGTGGTGGCAACCCAGAACCCCATAGAGCAGGAGGGAACCTACCCCCTCCCTGAGGCCCAGCTCGACCGCTTTCTGGTGCGCCTTAGAGTCGGATACCCCGGCAAGATGGATGAGATCGAGATACTCCGCAGGAGGATGGCCCGGAAGAAGGAGGACGTGGACATAAGGCCCGTTCTTACCGCCGAAGAGGTCGTCGAGATGCAGAGAGCAGTGGAGGATGTCTACGTCAGCGATGCGATCCTCGAGTACATAACGGATATAGTGATCGCCACCCGGGAGAACAGAAAGGAGATAGAAGTGGGGGCATCCCCGAGGGGAAGCCTCGCCCTGCTCAGGCTTTCGAGGGCCTACGCGGCAATTCAGGGCAGGGACTATGTAATTCCGGATGATGTAAAGGCCGTTGCAGTCCCCGCCCTGAGCCACAGGCTGATCCTCAGGAGGGAGCTGTGGTACACCAAGGTGGGTCAGGAGAGCGTGATGGAAAAAATCCTCGAGCGCGTCCCGGTTCCAAAGTTCGAGTGA
- a CDS encoding DUF58 domain-containing protein, producing MLPTEKAEEALIALWVMVMLTFLFLRWELVYLTLPLIWILFVAVFFFKPRLDVEVERSIPHHRFLEGSEVEITLRLRSRERIPTLKLFEDLPPGLELLDGRTELVLSLKPGEEREVRYRVRVRRGIHEFRGVRLSYRDPFGFFRVDREVELYDEMVGVPVITDVPTPYSTKGTKITAGPLPSPRVGEGVEFHAIRDYRPGDPLRIINWKATARTGRVMSNEYESERKVDVILIVDASYRGAPVFDHLIRAAASLMLNALKNGTSFGLLLAEDVPLWVRVDYGRRHFFRCIDLLSTARPDRNNMIAYQVEHLIKSRFPARAQLLYFSPLLTEESADALETMARYGYNVVVISPDPYTAVKPKGREEELALKLLTLERKARLRKMLAYGIIVDWDVRKPLEAAIEEAIP from the coding sequence ATGCTTCCAACCGAGAAGGCGGAAGAGGCACTCATAGCCCTCTGGGTCATGGTGATGCTGACCTTCCTCTTCCTCCGCTGGGAGCTTGTCTACCTCACTCTCCCCCTTATATGGATCCTTTTCGTGGCCGTGTTCTTCTTCAAGCCGCGCCTCGACGTTGAGGTGGAGAGGTCGATTCCCCACCACCGTTTCCTCGAAGGAAGCGAGGTCGAGATAACCCTCCGCCTCAGGTCCCGTGAGAGGATACCCACCCTCAAGCTCTTCGAGGACCTCCCGCCGGGTCTCGAGCTCTTGGATGGCAGAACTGAGCTGGTTCTGTCCCTCAAACCCGGTGAGGAGCGGGAGGTAAGGTACAGGGTTCGGGTCAGGCGGGGAATTCATGAGTTCAGGGGCGTAAGGCTGAGCTACCGGGATCCCTTCGGCTTCTTCAGGGTCGACAGGGAGGTCGAGCTCTACGACGAGATGGTGGGGGTTCCCGTTATCACGGACGTTCCAACGCCCTACTCGACGAAGGGAACCAAGATAACCGCGGGCCCCTTGCCGAGCCCGAGGGTGGGTGAGGGGGTCGAGTTCCACGCCATAAGGGACTACCGGCCCGGCGACCCGCTCAGGATAATCAACTGGAAGGCCACCGCGAGGACGGGGAGGGTGATGTCCAACGAGTACGAGAGCGAGAGGAAGGTGGACGTTATACTGATAGTGGACGCCTCCTACAGGGGTGCTCCAGTCTTTGACCACCTTATCAGGGCGGCAGCTTCCCTGATGCTCAACGCCCTGAAAAACGGAACCAGTTTCGGTCTTCTCCTTGCCGAGGACGTTCCGCTGTGGGTCCGCGTTGACTACGGCAGGAGGCACTTTTTCAGGTGCATAGACCTCCTGAGCACGGCAAGGCCGGATAGAAACAACATGATAGCCTACCAGGTCGAACACCTCATAAAGAGCCGCTTTCCTGCAAGGGCCCAGTTGCTTTACTTTTCCCCGCTCCTCACGGAGGAGAGTGCTGATGCCCTTGAGACGATGGCACGCTACGGCTACAACGTGGTTGTTATAAGTCCGGACCCCTACACGGCCGTAAAGCCAAAGGGTCGCGAGGAGGAGCTTGCCCTTAAGCTTTTAACGCTCGAGAGAAAGGCGAGGCTGAGGAAGATGTTGGCCTACGGGATCATCGTGGACTGGGACGTGAGAAAACCCCTCGAGGCGGCCATAGAGGAGGCGATCCCATGA
- a CDS encoding carbohydrate kinase family protein — MGVDLAVLGHVSIDHIRFPGKEEMLYPGGAAAAVATSAALAGAKVGLITKIGEDFPKEWLERLASAVDIKGVLILPGRTMHIYMIYNEDGSVEAPVEAGVAVNMGETPIPEEYMEAMFHVAPLPPEEQLKVLKRLEGKRVSVDFNPTYMEDYMKKPELMREIVSRAEVVFPNEREALTITGAPEVKEAARRMHGWGAGVVVITRGERGVLLYDGRSREFPALPVNPKEVVDPTGAGDAFAGGFLAQYSRGEPLEKCVETGLRRAREVLKKMGSWSI; from the coding sequence ATGGGGGTTGATCTGGCAGTACTCGGTCACGTTTCGATAGATCACATCAGGTTTCCGGGGAAGGAGGAGATGCTCTACCCCGGGGGGGCAGCGGCTGCGGTGGCCACCTCAGCAGCCTTGGCGGGTGCAAAAGTGGGCCTGATAACAAAAATCGGCGAGGACTTTCCGAAGGAATGGCTCGAGAGGCTGGCTTCGGCTGTTGACATCAAGGGCGTTCTGATTCTGCCCGGAAGGACCATGCACATATACATGATCTACAACGAGGACGGGAGCGTGGAAGCGCCGGTGGAAGCCGGGGTAGCCGTCAACATGGGAGAAACCCCTATTCCAGAGGAGTACATGGAGGCCATGTTCCACGTGGCCCCCCTCCCACCGGAGGAGCAGCTCAAAGTCCTGAAGAGGCTCGAAGGCAAAAGGGTAAGCGTCGATTTCAACCCGACCTACATGGAGGACTACATGAAAAAACCGGAACTCATGAGGGAGATAGTTTCCAGAGCTGAGGTGGTTTTCCCGAACGAGAGGGAGGCGCTGACGATAACCGGAGCCCCGGAAGTGAAGGAAGCCGCCAGAAGGATGCACGGGTGGGGCGCAGGAGTTGTGGTGATAACGCGCGGTGAGAGAGGGGTTCTCCTCTACGACGGGAGATCCAGGGAGTTCCCGGCGCTTCCGGTGAATCCGAAGGAGGTTGTCGATCCAACTGGAGCGGGTGATGCCTTCGCCGGCGGTTTTCTGGCCCAGTATTCCAGAGGCGAACCCCTCGAGAAGTGCGTCGAGACCGGGCTGAGAAGGGCAAGGGAAGTCCTGAAGAAGATGGGAAGCTGGAGCATCTAG